Proteins encoded in a region of the Zea mays cultivar B73 chromosome 2, Zm-B73-REFERENCE-NAM-5.0, whole genome shotgun sequence genome:
- the LOC103646448 gene encoding uncharacterized protein isoform X2: MARELLHQLEVAQDNRSLSPAELWLRNMLKKHSLALSSISHTMARLKSRIGWLKEGDANTSLFHAQTRFRKKKNFIAAIHSEDGQIWTAHEGKAAAFFNFYQGLLGTAEVRDVTVDLEALGMPSYDLDALDAPVSEEEVWDAIKALPSDKSPGPDGFTGRFYKSCWSVIMADFMAAVHCIWARNFRNLGPLNSTFITLLPKVEGATSVRDFRPISLVHSFAKLVTKLLANRLAGRLQNMVSPNQTAFIKKRFILDNFMLVQQTTRFLHCQKQARILLKLDISKAFDSVSWAFLLEVLKKLGFGQIWCDIISGLLATSSTKILLNGLPGESIGHQRGLRQGDPLSPMLFILVMDVLNLLVQRASEEGFLQPLSSRNMQHRISLYVDDAVLFLSPTALDISMVMDILHLFGSASGLRTNIQKSSVFPICCGEEEVNCLHDLLPCNISDFPCKYLGLPLSPKKLTRDQVQAIVDRVASLLPGWKAELMTRAGRAIHVQFVMMAKMIYAALALDLPVWAIKAIDKLRKVFL; encoded by the coding sequence ATGGCTAGGGAGCTCCTACATCAATTAGAGGTGGCGCAGGACAATCGTTCCTTATCTCCTGCCGAATTGTGGCTCCGAAACATGCTCAAGAAGCACTCCCTTGCCCTGTCCTCTATCTCTCATACCATGGCAAGGTTGAAATCGCGGATTGGGTGGCTCAAAGAAGGGGATGCCAATACCTCTCTTTTTCATGCACAAACAAGGTTCAGGAAGAAAAAGAATTTCATTGCAGCAATACACTCAGAGGATGGGCAAATCTGGACTGCCCATGAAGGAAAGGCAGCAGCCTTCTTTAATTTTTATCAAGGGTTACTTGGAACTGCAGAAGTCAGGGATGTTACAGTTGATCTGGAAGCTCTAGGGATGCCATCTTATGACCTTGATGCCCTTGATGCGCCTGTCTCGGAGGAGGAAGTCTGGGATGCAATTAAGGCCCTTCCTTCGGACAAATCCCCGGGTCCCGACGGGTTCACTGGTAGATTTTACAAAAGTTGTTGGTCGGTAATCATGGCTGATTTCATGGCGGCCGTTCACTGCATTTGGGCTAGAAATTTTAGAAACTTGGGCCCGCTGAATTCAACTTTCATTACTCTTCTGCCCAAGGTGGAGGGGGCCACTAGTGTGAGAGACTTCCGCCCAATAAGTCTGGTTCATAGTTTCGCGAAGTTGGTAACTAAATTGTTGGCTAACAGGTTAGCAGGCCGGCTGCAAAATATGGTTTCCCCCAATCAAACCGCTTTTATTAAGAAACGGTTTATTCTTGACAACTTTATGCTAGTCCAGCAGACGACCAGATTCTTGCATTGTCAGAAACAGGCTCGTATACTTCTCAAGCTTGACATTTCTAAGGCTTTTGACTCGGTATCGTGGGCCTTCCTTCTCGAGGTCTTGAAAAAACTTGGTTTTGGACAGATCTGGTGTGATATAATAAGCGGGTTGTTAGCTACCTCTTCTACCAAGATTTTACTAAATGGTCTGCCAGGGGAAAGTATTGGGCATCAACGCGGACTGAGGCAGGGTGATCCTCTATCGCCTATGTTGTTTATTCTTGTAATGGATGTCTTGAATCTGCTCGTGCAGCGAGCCTCTGAGGAAGGGTTTCTTCAACCTCTCTCTTCAAGGAATATGCAGCACCGTATCTCGTTGTACGTGGATGACGCAGTGTTATTTCTAAGTCCTACTGCCCTGGACATCAGTATGGTTATGGATATTCTTCATTTATTTGGTTCAGCTTCAGGTCTAAGGACTAATATCCAGAAGAGCAGTGTGTTCCCAATCTGCTGTGGGGAAGAAGAGGTGAATTGTTTACATGACTTGCTGCCATGTAATATTTCAGATTTTCCCTGTAAGTACCTCGGTTTGCCTTTGTCTCCCAAGAAACTCACAAGGGACCAGGTTCAGGCCATTGTTGATAGAGTGGCCAGCCTTCTGCCAGGATGGAAAGCTGAGCTTATGACCAGGGCTGGTAGAGCTATTCATGTGCAGTTTGTCATGATGGCAAAGATGATTTATGCAGCTTTGGCACTTGACCTTCCTGTATGGGCCATTAAAGCAATCGATAAGCTGAGGAAGGTCTTCCTCTAG
- the LOC103646448 gene encoding uncharacterized protein isoform X1, with protein sequence MEGFHDVVAQSWVFVPAGPCPLITLAKKLKTTARSLQSWNDKKVGKIKLQLEMARELLHQLEVAQDNRSLSPAELWLRNMLKKHSLALSSISHTMARLKSRIGWLKEGDANTSLFHAQTRFRKKKNFIAAIHSEDGQIWTAHEGKAAAFFNFYQGLLGTAEVRDVTVDLEALGMPSYDLDALDAPVSEEEVWDAIKALPSDKSPGPDGFTGRFYKSCWSVIMADFMAAVHCIWARNFRNLGPLNSTFITLLPKVEGATSVRDFRPISLVHSFAKLVTKLLANRLAGRLQNMVSPNQTAFIKKRFILDNFMLVQQTTRFLHCQKQARILLKLDISKAFDSVSWAFLLEVLKKLGFGQIWCDIISGLLATSSTKILLNGLPGESIGHQRGLRQGDPLSPMLFILVMDVLNLLVQRASEEGFLQPLSSRNMQHRISLYVDDAVLFLSPTALDISMVMDILHLFGSASGLRTNIQKSSVFPICCGEEEVNCLHDLLPCNISDFPCKYLGLPLSPKKLTRDQVQAIVDRVASLLPGWKAELMTRAGRAIHVQFVMMAKMIYAALALDLPVWAIKAIDKLRKVFL encoded by the coding sequence ATGGAGGGATTTCATGATGTGGTAGCTCAATCTTGGGTGTTTGTTCCAGCAGGGCCTTGCCCACTTATCACTTTGGCCAAGAAATTAAAGACAACGGCTAGGAGTCTGCAGAGCTGGAATGACAAAAAAGTTGGGAAGATTAAGCTGCAGCTTGAGATGGCTAGGGAGCTCCTACATCAATTAGAGGTGGCGCAGGACAATCGTTCCTTATCTCCTGCCGAATTGTGGCTCCGAAACATGCTCAAGAAGCACTCCCTTGCCCTGTCCTCTATCTCTCATACCATGGCAAGGTTGAAATCGCGGATTGGGTGGCTCAAAGAAGGGGATGCCAATACCTCTCTTTTTCATGCACAAACAAGGTTCAGGAAGAAAAAGAATTTCATTGCAGCAATACACTCAGAGGATGGGCAAATCTGGACTGCCCATGAAGGAAAGGCAGCAGCCTTCTTTAATTTTTATCAAGGGTTACTTGGAACTGCAGAAGTCAGGGATGTTACAGTTGATCTGGAAGCTCTAGGGATGCCATCTTATGACCTTGATGCCCTTGATGCGCCTGTCTCGGAGGAGGAAGTCTGGGATGCAATTAAGGCCCTTCCTTCGGACAAATCCCCGGGTCCCGACGGGTTCACTGGTAGATTTTACAAAAGTTGTTGGTCGGTAATCATGGCTGATTTCATGGCGGCCGTTCACTGCATTTGGGCTAGAAATTTTAGAAACTTGGGCCCGCTGAATTCAACTTTCATTACTCTTCTGCCCAAGGTGGAGGGGGCCACTAGTGTGAGAGACTTCCGCCCAATAAGTCTGGTTCATAGTTTCGCGAAGTTGGTAACTAAATTGTTGGCTAACAGGTTAGCAGGCCGGCTGCAAAATATGGTTTCCCCCAATCAAACCGCTTTTATTAAGAAACGGTTTATTCTTGACAACTTTATGCTAGTCCAGCAGACGACCAGATTCTTGCATTGTCAGAAACAGGCTCGTATACTTCTCAAGCTTGACATTTCTAAGGCTTTTGACTCGGTATCGTGGGCCTTCCTTCTCGAGGTCTTGAAAAAACTTGGTTTTGGACAGATCTGGTGTGATATAATAAGCGGGTTGTTAGCTACCTCTTCTACCAAGATTTTACTAAATGGTCTGCCAGGGGAAAGTATTGGGCATCAACGCGGACTGAGGCAGGGTGATCCTCTATCGCCTATGTTGTTTATTCTTGTAATGGATGTCTTGAATCTGCTCGTGCAGCGAGCCTCTGAGGAAGGGTTTCTTCAACCTCTCTCTTCAAGGAATATGCAGCACCGTATCTCGTTGTACGTGGATGACGCAGTGTTATTTCTAAGTCCTACTGCCCTGGACATCAGTATGGTTATGGATATTCTTCATTTATTTGGTTCAGCTTCAGGTCTAAGGACTAATATCCAGAAGAGCAGTGTGTTCCCAATCTGCTGTGGGGAAGAAGAGGTGAATTGTTTACATGACTTGCTGCCATGTAATATTTCAGATTTTCCCTGTAAGTACCTCGGTTTGCCTTTGTCTCCCAAGAAACTCACAAGGGACCAGGTTCAGGCCATTGTTGATAGAGTGGCCAGCCTTCTGCCAGGATGGAAAGCTGAGCTTATGACCAGGGCTGGTAGAGCTATTCATGTGCAGTTTGTCATGATGGCAAAGATGATTTATGCAGCTTTGGCACTTGACCTTCCTGTATGGGCCATTAAAGCAATCGATAAGCTGAGGAAGGTCTTCCTCTAG